One window of Vespa velutina chromosome 2, iVesVel2.1, whole genome shotgun sequence genomic DNA carries:
- the LOC124946634 gene encoding uncharacterized protein LOC124946634 produces the protein MQPMIVLLAILSVASCSQLTLVPYAYLADPLPVYHQSQDTRTGEHAYSYSGGPSAKEEVKGPDGVTRGSYSYVDAHGILQSVFYVADEGGFRVAATNLPTDSDLPVETAEILLAKRALFEEQARATSSEQSSSARRKRSLTEETRKEHREEDSKSNKQEDYSNDKPYGALATFLLPGSLATATSHQSQVRIHQDVRTEGVDPIANAVTVEAAAPVLPLIDPIKSEVIKTPLIISDGSVALLTDNDYHQNRIKIHRNLGLEGEERRKDAVKIETPVLAEVRPLVSEPVAILEHRPSLLTAVSSQSVTQIHLSDKHEIPSIYELPALYHAIPIARSSQYRTQIHSSQRIESANDSENLRDDINKENSQDEAIGSSIVTILFSVLLGSSLSSPIANVWVSPIGSISPLRQYHVQDGSGSYRYSFTGPHHAKTESNLNGVTQGGYSYIDANGILQTVSYTADDQNGFRVSASNLPEAAKNEHDQIEDTPEVAAAKRNHLEELQKSQLADRPNWNDQNILSYKILPPYVSYAQLQPSESKIVEREIQSTKNPFLLSQAEADNIQVPKPDPTLSQASPSSLNVRDTSAKDEGQSESDNPNALEIGKFLQMPNVHRTVALPAPYVFPVLPYRLLHSSLHHTQDSLGQYDYSYTGDSSAKTESRSLDGTTRGAYSYIDPNGILQQVHYVADHNGFRVLATNLPEAK, from the exons ATGCAGCCAATG ATAGTACTTCTGGCGATTCTGAGCGTGGCCTCGTGCTCGCAGCTGACTCTAGTGCCGTACGCCTATCTGGCGGATCCACTTCCGGTGTACCATCAGTCTCAGGACACGAGAACCGGGGAGCATGCGTACAGTTACTCCGGTGGACCCTCGGCAAAGGAGGAAGTCAAAGGTCCCGATGGAGTCACGAGAGGATCTTACAGCTACGTCGACGCTCACGGTATCTTACAGTCAGTTTTCTACGTCGCCGACGAGGGTGGCTTCCGGGTTGCGGCGACGAATCTACCGACGGATAGCGATCTGCCCGTTGAAACGGCTGAGATTCTTTTAGCTAAGAGGGCACTATTCGAGGAACAGGCAAGAGCCACGTCGTCGGAGCAATCTTCGAGCGCTCGTCGAAAGCGTAGCTTAACCGAAGAGACGAGAAAAGAACATCGAGAAGAAGATTCGAAGAGCAACAAGCAAGAGGATTATTCGAACGATAAACCCTACGGAGCGTTGGCAACTTTTCTACTTCCAGGATCTTTAGCAACGGCAACGTCTCATCAGAGTCAAGTTAGGATTCATCAGGACGTTCGTACGGAAGGTGTCGATCCGATTGCCAATGCAGTCACCGTCGAGGCTGCTGCCCCCGTTTTACCTCTTATCGATCCCATTAAATCGGAGGTGATCAAAACTCCATTGATCATATCCGATGGATCGGTAGCCTTGCTAACCGATAACGATTATCATCAAAATCGTATAAAGATCCATAGAAATCTCGGATTGGAGGGAGAGGAGCGACGCAAGGACGCTGTCAAGATCGAAACGCCGGTACTCGCTGAAGTTCGTCCGCTCGTTTCCGAGCCGGTCGCGATCCTGGAGCATCGACCTTCCCTTCTCACGGCCGTTTCCTCTCAAAGCGTCACGCAGATTCACCTAAGTGACAAGCACGAGATTCCAAGTATTTACGAGTTGCCCGCCCTTTATCATGCGATCCCTATCGCGAGATCATCGCAATATCGTACGCAGATTCATTCGAGTCAAAGAATCGAAAGCGCCAACGATTCGGAGAATTTACGAGACGATATCAATAAAGAGAACAGTCAAGACGAAGCAATAGGATCCTC GATCGTC ACGATCCTGTTCAGCGTATTGCTCGGTTCTTCCTTAAGCAGTCCAATAGCAAACGTTTGGGTTAGTCCCATAGGAAGCATCTCGCCGTTACGACAATATCACGTGCAAGATGGATCGGGATCCTATCGATATTCATTCACGGGACCGCATCACGCTAAGACTGAGTCTAATCTGAATGGAGTCACTCAGGGTG GTTATTCCTACATAGACGCTAACGGAATTCTACAAACCGTCTCGTATACCGCGGACGATCAAAATGGCTTTAGAGTTAGCGCGAGTAATCTTCCTGAAGCGGCCAAGAACGAGCATGATCAGATCGAAGACACCCCGGAAGTAGCAGCAGCCAAGCGAAATCACTTAGAGGAATTGCAGAAATCGCAGCTGGCCGATCGACCGAACTGGAACGATCAGAATATTCTATCCTATAAGATCTTACCTCCGTATGTCAGTTATGCACAGTTACAACCGTCCGAGAGTAAAATCGTAGAACGAGAGATTCAG AGCACGAAAAATCCATTCCTATTGTCTCAAGCGGAAGCCGACAATATTCAAGTTCCGAAGCCGGATCCAACGCTCTCTCAAGCGTCTCCAAGCTCATTGAACGTTCGGGACACCTCGGCGAAGGACGAAGGACAATCCGAATCGGATAATCCGAATGCATTGGAGATCGGAAAATTCCTACAAATGCCAAACGTTCATAGGACCGTGGCATTGCCTGCCCCATACGTATTCCCCGTTTTACCATACAGATTACTTCACAGCTCGCTTCATCATACTCAGGATTCTTTGGGGCAATACGATTACAGTTACACCGGCGATTCCAGTGCAAAAACGGAGTCAAGATCCTTGGACGGAACTACGAGGGGTGCTTACAGTTACATAGATCCCAATGGTATTTTGCAACAAGTCCATTACGTTGCCGATCATAATGGGTTTAGAGTGCTTGCTACGAATCTACCGGAAGCGAAATAA